The Rhododendron vialii isolate Sample 1 chromosome 6a, ASM3025357v1 genome includes a window with the following:
- the LOC131328456 gene encoding uncharacterized protein LOC131328456 yields the protein MGINTINQMLGTSLGLYDIHHLYTNNLAAAGPSRPVPEERRSRTPPISDEPIPLAEEASSPTSSSSSSGYTPSPPAMNQPIDLGSLLTIPGRGRGAARGQGGQGRGCRTQTQTDAPPGFSPEEIEAIHREKRQRVEQPQERPPPSSSSPAPIWAPSFSHGNRAITARDTVETEGTALALSQAFLLPGDMQKEVAMSPDNLLSSFMSHNAKVMQKMVAMAQKLSQSEPQRAKLVSENSKLQRTIIRLERERNQAQGVADGLKGQLKGTEDSLAQTLKELETSQNEAKAAFEKGYNEGIKVATESYTNQMPGIQDQVWVASWRACLEKAEIPESSPLWTNIELPSVAAGDQEEIVEEGDEEQVLQTAKPPVTEVEPQSDMTNSGQKEASGGQLEDENLTAAEAPPTVPTTVQDLTEDE from the exons atgggcatcaACACCAtaaatcagatgttagggacctcTTTAGGTTTATACGACATTCATCACCTATACA CGAACAACCTTGCAgcggctggtccttcaagacctgttcccgaagaaaggcgttctcggacacctccaatctcCGACGAACCAATTCCCCTTGCCGAAGAAGCCTCCAGTCCCACATCAAGTTCTTCTTCCAGCGGTTACACGCCTTCACCTCCAGCAATGAACCAGCCAATTGATTTAGGGAGTCTTCTCACCatacctggtcgaggtcgtggcgcTGCTCGGGGCCAAGGTGGCCAAGGTCGTGGCTGCCGTACTCAGactcagactgatgctcctcctggcttttccccagaagaaatcgaggccatccacagagagaaacgtcaacgggtggaacagcctcaagaaagacccccaccttccTCCTCGTCTCCTGCTCCAATATGggctccctccttctctcatgggaaccgagctatcactgctcgggacactgtCGAGACcgaagggactgcccttgcattgtcccaggcctttttgttgcctggggacatgcaaaaagaagttgcaatgtctccagacaatcttctcagttccttcatgtcccacaacgccaag gtgatgcaaaaaatggtggccatggctcaaaaacttagccaatcagagccccaacgagcaaaacttgtcagtgaaaactccaagctccaacgtaccatcatcaggcttgagagagaaaggaaccagGCCCAGGGGGTTGCAGATGGCCTGAAAGGACAGTtgaaggggactgaggacagtcttgcccagactttgaaggagctcgagacgtcccagaatgaagccaaggctgcctttgaaaagggatataacgaaggaatcaaagttgccacagagagctacacaaaccaaatgcctggaattcaggatcaagtttgggtggcgtCTTGGAGGGCCTGCCTTGAAAAAGCAGAGATTCCTGAGTCATCTCcactttggaccaacattgagctTCCAAGCGTAGCAGCTGGTGATCAGgaggaaattgttgaagaggGAGATGAAGAACAGGTCTTGCAGACAGCGAAGCCTCCTGTTACCGAAGTGGAGCCTCAGAGTGATATGACCAActctggccaaaaggaagccagtggtggtcaacTTGAAGATGAGAATCTAACTGCAGCTGAAGCTCCTCCAACTGTTCCTACAACCGTTCAAGACCTGACTGAAGATGAGTGA